The Malus domestica chromosome 10, GDT2T_hap1 genome contains a region encoding:
- the LOC103445864 gene encoding thiosulfate/3-mercaptopyruvate sulfurtransferase 1, mitochondrial-like isoform X2 has product MASSLFARTLLGHRLFHSSSHSLCQKPQFFTSLVHKGTEFLRAKPAYTKYRTSAWVPHVMASSVAGTRADFSTQSVSTNEPVVSVDWLHANLKEPDLKVLDASWYMPDEQRNPIQEYQVAHIPGALFFDVDGISDRNTKLPHMLPSEEAFAAAVSALGIENKDDLVVYDGKGIFSAARVWWMFRVFGHDRVWVLDGGLPRWRASGYDVESSASGDAILKASAASEAIEKIYKGQAVGPTTFQTKFQPHLVWTLDQVRKNVEQGTHQLIDARSKARFDGTTLEPRKGIRSGHVPGSKCIPFPQLLDSSGTLLPADKLKARFDKEGISLESPAVTSCGTGVTACILALVRLSLSL; this is encoded by the exons ATGGCTTCATCTCTTTTCGCAAGGACTCTCCTGGGTCATCGCCTTTTCCACTCttcctctcactctctctgccAAAAGCCCCAGTTTTTCACTTCCCTCGTCCAC AAGGGAACAGAATTCTTACGAGCTAAACCTGCCTATACGAAATATAGAACATCTGCCTGGGTTCCTCATGTTATGGCTTCATCAGTAGCTGGCACAAGAGCTGATTTTTCAACACAATCTGTGTCTACAAATGAGCCTGTTGTTTCTGTTGATTGGCTCCATGCTAACCTCAAAGAGCCTGATCTGAAG GTGCTAGATGCGTCTTGGTACATGCCCGATGAGCAAAGGAATCCAATTCAAGAGTATCAG GTTGCTCACATTCCTGGTGCACTTTTCTTTGACGTAGATGGAATTTCAGATCGCAATACAAAA TTACCGCATATGTTACCATCAGAGGAAGCATTTGCTGCTGCTGTTTCTGCTCTTGGCATTGAGAACAAAGATGATCTAGTTGTGTATGATGGAAAAGGGATCTTTAGTGCAGCTCGTGTATGGTG GATGTTCCGAGTATTTGGCCATGACAGAGTCTGGGTTTTAGATGGAGGCCTGCCAAGATGGCGTGCATCTGGATATGATGTTGAATCTAGTGCCTCTGGTGATGCAATTTTGAAAGCTAGTGCTGCCAGTGAGGCAATAGAGAAAATATACAAGGGACAAGCA GTTGGGCCCACCACATTTCAGACTAAGTTTCAGCCACACCTTGTCTGGACTCTTGATCAG GTTAGAAAAAATGTTGAGCAAGGAACTCACCAGCTTATAGATGCCAGATCAAAGGCCAG GTTCGATGGAACTACATTAGAGCCTCGGAAAGGGATAAGAAGTGGTCATGTACCTGGAAGCAAGTGCATTCCTTTTCCTCAG TTGTTGGATTCTTCAGGGACACTCTTACCAGCAGATAAGCTGAAAGCCCGATTTGACAAAGAAG GCATCTCCTTGGAAAGCCCTGCCGTAACTTCATGTGGTACTGGTGTAACAGCTTGTATTCTCGCATTGGtaagactctctctctctctct aa
- the LOC103445864 gene encoding thiosulfate/3-mercaptopyruvate sulfurtransferase 1, mitochondrial-like isoform X1 has protein sequence MASSLFARTLLGHRLFHSSSHSLCQKPQFFTSLVHKGTEFLRAKPAYTKYRTSAWVPHVMASSVAGTRADFSTQSVSTNEPVVSVDWLHANLKEPDLKVLDASWYMPDEQRNPIQEYQVAHIPGALFFDVDGISDRNTKLPHMLPSEEAFAAAVSALGIENKDDLVVYDGKGIFSAARVWWMFRVFGHDRVWVLDGGLPRWRASGYDVESSASGDAILKASAASEAIEKIYKGQAVGPTTFQTKFQPHLVWTLDQVRKNVEQGTHQLIDARSKARFDGTTLEPRKGIRSGHVPGSKCIPFPQLLDSSGTLLPADKLKARFDKEGISLESPAVTSCGTGVTACILALGLHRLGKPEVPVYDGSWTEWGAQPDTPIDSSTESV, from the exons ATGGCTTCATCTCTTTTCGCAAGGACTCTCCTGGGTCATCGCCTTTTCCACTCttcctctcactctctctgccAAAAGCCCCAGTTTTTCACTTCCCTCGTCCAC AAGGGAACAGAATTCTTACGAGCTAAACCTGCCTATACGAAATATAGAACATCTGCCTGGGTTCCTCATGTTATGGCTTCATCAGTAGCTGGCACAAGAGCTGATTTTTCAACACAATCTGTGTCTACAAATGAGCCTGTTGTTTCTGTTGATTGGCTCCATGCTAACCTCAAAGAGCCTGATCTGAAG GTGCTAGATGCGTCTTGGTACATGCCCGATGAGCAAAGGAATCCAATTCAAGAGTATCAG GTTGCTCACATTCCTGGTGCACTTTTCTTTGACGTAGATGGAATTTCAGATCGCAATACAAAA TTACCGCATATGTTACCATCAGAGGAAGCATTTGCTGCTGCTGTTTCTGCTCTTGGCATTGAGAACAAAGATGATCTAGTTGTGTATGATGGAAAAGGGATCTTTAGTGCAGCTCGTGTATGGTG GATGTTCCGAGTATTTGGCCATGACAGAGTCTGGGTTTTAGATGGAGGCCTGCCAAGATGGCGTGCATCTGGATATGATGTTGAATCTAGTGCCTCTGGTGATGCAATTTTGAAAGCTAGTGCTGCCAGTGAGGCAATAGAGAAAATATACAAGGGACAAGCA GTTGGGCCCACCACATTTCAGACTAAGTTTCAGCCACACCTTGTCTGGACTCTTGATCAG GTTAGAAAAAATGTTGAGCAAGGAACTCACCAGCTTATAGATGCCAGATCAAAGGCCAG GTTCGATGGAACTACATTAGAGCCTCGGAAAGGGATAAGAAGTGGTCATGTACCTGGAAGCAAGTGCATTCCTTTTCCTCAG TTGTTGGATTCTTCAGGGACACTCTTACCAGCAGATAAGCTGAAAGCCCGATTTGACAAAGAAG GCATCTCCTTGGAAAGCCCTGCCGTAACTTCATGTGGTACTGGTGTAACAGCTTGTATTCTCGCATTG GGTCTTCATCGACTTGGTAAGCCTGAGGTACCAGTCTATGACGGATCTTGGACTGAATGGGGTGCGCAGCCCGACACACCCATCGACAGTTCTACAGAAAGTGTGTAA